A window of Gadus chalcogrammus isolate NIFS_2021 chromosome 16, NIFS_Gcha_1.0, whole genome shotgun sequence contains these coding sequences:
- the LOC130405835 gene encoding phospholipase A and acyltransferase 4-like, which yields MDHQSQIEEIVSTAHFGDLIEFVYPIGYSHWGVYVEDGFVIHFAVADQSQLMTKVSGYLQAAFPVCGDLLLGATKIRRVPLAQVTVPKGARITIGNNVHAGKPSSVKKMRERLDVLLDKQFGYDLFTFNCEHFATYVRYGQAVCNQLPGRAKDKECEVATEQFDDIVMSADISRELFKF from the exons ATCGAAGAGATTGTGTCCACAGCCCATTTTGGAGATTTGATAGAATTTGTATATCCCATTGGATATTCACACTGGGGAGTTTATGTTGAAGACGGATTTGTCATTCATTTCGCTGTCGCAG ACCAAAGCCAACTGATGACCAAAGTCAGCGGCTATTTGCAAGCGGCCTTCCCCGTGTGCGGGGACCTGCTCCTGGGAGCAACGAAGATCCGCAGGGTACCGCTGGCCCAGGTGACGGTGCCGAAGGGAGCGCGCATCACCATCGGCAACAACGTCCACGCCGGCAAGCCGTCCTCCGTAAAGAAGATGAGAGAGCGCCTCGACGTGCTGCTGGACAAACAGTTTGGTTACGATCTGTTCACCTTCAACTGTGAACACTTCGCCACCTATGTGCGCTATGGACAGGCTGTGTGTAACCAG CTTCCTGGACGTGCCAAGGACAAAGAGTGTGAGGTAGCAACGGAACAATTTGATGACATCGTCATGTCCGCCGATATTTCGCGAGAACTATTCAAATTCTGA